A stretch of DNA from Spirochaetota bacterium:
TCAAGTTCAAGGATTTCAAGTATTTCAAGGACATGAAGGACAGGATCGCCTCGAACTGGTACCCGCCTCTCATGGCCAACTCCATGGTGCAGGGATACAATCCGCTTTCCGGCGAATACGCCCCGGGATACACGCGCATCATGGCGATTCCGAGCCAGGAAGTGAAAACCGTTTTTGTGCTGAACCGGAAGGGCGATATCATACATATCCAGATACTGGATTCCCTGGGGAACAAGCCCCTCAACGCCTCCTGCTACGACGCGATCAAGCTTTCGAAGGGCTTCGGCCCCGTGCCCAAGGATCTATTAAAGGGCGACGTGCTGGTAATACCTTTTATCTTCGGCTATTACGTGTATTAATCCTTGTCGATCAGCTCTTTCAGCGTCATCTCGCCGACCGCTTTTCTCCTGCTTGCCGATATCTGGCTGAACAGCTTATCCAGAAATATCTTGAACGACGACTTGCCCGCTGTCACCGGCATGTCGAGGCTTATGTCCATGATGATGTCGATCACCCTGTTTACCTGGATATTTTCAGACTTATTGGCGGGCAGGTAATTGCCGTCGCCGTCCTGGATGATGAGCTTCTCGTCAAGGTACGGCCTGATATACCGGTCGATTTGCTCCGACCCCCCGGCCATGGCCTTGCGGAGCTCTTTGAGGGAGCTGGCGCCGCCTCCGGACTCGAAGGTGCGGTACACCTGGTGGATCAGCGCCAGACCGTAATAGACGTACAGCTCATTCCTTTCTTTGGAGGCCTTTTTAAGGCTTCGGTAGGTGTGGGGATGCATCAGGGTGTATGCCACCTCCGCGCCGAAGAGGATGATGACCGACGAGGCGTAAACCATCAGCAGGAAGAGCGGAATGGCCGCGAGGGCGCCGTATACCGCGAAGGTTCCGGTGGCGAATCCCTTCACGTACACGATGAAGAGCAGTATAAAGATGACCCACACGGCCGCGGTAAAGGACGCTCCCAGCGCCGCGGGCTTGAAGGGAACCCGTGTGTAGGGGAGCGTGATATAGGCCAGCAGGAACAGGAGCCAGATGAAGGCGAATGGCGCCAGGAAATTGATGATGGTGTATCCGAATTTTTTTCCTTTTTTTACCGGGACCCATTTCTTGCCGAGATCCTTCGACATCATGAGGGTTCCCGCGTCGCCGATGGCCCACAGCTTGTCGTTCCGGAAATGGAATGAGTTTATGCGGATGGTGGGAAGCGTCGTTTCCTCCCAGCTTTCACCCCCGTTGCCTGTGCGGATGACCGTTCCATCGTCTCCGCCCACGACCCCTTCGTCCGGGTTGAAAAACCATGCGGCATAGTAATTTATCTCCTTGTATTTTCTCGATTCCCATGTTTTGCCGCCATTTTCTGATAAAAGGATCATCCCCTCGTTGCCGACGAGGATGATCTTGTTTTCATTGATGAAAAAGGCATCATGTAAATTTACCGGTCGGTTCCTCCGTTTCGCCGACGCTATATGCTGCAGCTCCCATTTTTTACCGCCGTCCTCGGTCCGTATAATGACGCCCCGGCTGCCGGTAATGATTCCCCGGTCCTTGAAGAAGGCTATGGAGACCAGGTTCGGCCGTTCCTCCCACTCTTCGACAGACCAGGTGTCCCCGCCGTCGGCGGTCGTCAGTACCGCACCGTTTTCGGTGACCATGACGCCGCGGGTATCGGTCAGCATCCGGATCGCATTGAAATTGAAGGCGCCGAATTTCCTTAACTGCCACCGGTTCCCCCCGTCCGATGTCATGAGAAGTATGCCGTTGTGGCCGATGATCCATCCTTTTTTACCGACGAATTGGACGCCGCGGTACTTTGATTTCATCAATTCAAGGGGCTCGATGCGTCCTTCCTGCTCCGAGAAGCTCTTGTCGCTCGGCTCATAATAGTATACTTTCTGGTTGTCATAATCGATTTTGCCGCTGTTTGCGACTATGTTTTTGAAATCCCATTTTTCCTGTTTCCCGGTGTCAGAGTAAAGTATCGTTGATTTATCGCCGGCGACCCAGAGATGATCGGCATCGGTAATGTAAGCCGCGTTATAATTTGGCGAGGAGAGGATTATGGAAAGCTGGGTGGCGACGGTCATGCCGGCTGCAAGCATGATGGGGCCAAGGGTCAGAGCGGCCCAGTAATAGATGATTTTGAGAAGTATCGGCCGTCCCTGCTTGATTTTCCAGATATCGTTCATCGACTTTTCAAGGGTCCTCAGCATGGCCGTCGCGGAAAAGATCATCACGGCGGCGCTTATCCCGCCGATCTTGCCGGCATTTTCAATGAGCCCCAGGATGGTATCGAAGATGGGATCGATATTGAGCTTGATGTTGTTTTCATTCAGAAACAGCAATATACGATCAAATAATTCCTGCTTGTTTTCACCCACGCCATAATAAAAGGAATAGATGGTAAGGCCCACGGTAAGGGCCGGCACCAGCGACAGGATAATCGTGTATGTTATGGATGATGCCTTTGTCTGGCAGTCGTCGGTGATGAATTTTCTCGTGGAGACGATAAGCACTTTGGCGGCATTGATTATCTTGCTCAATATTCCGCCGGAATTTTCTGCACCGTGATATATCTTCTTGAAGATCGATACTATGGTATTCCAGAAAAAGCGAAGTTTTTGTGTCATTATTCCTTTGCCTGGCATGGTACGGCTCCTTTTATCGAGATAAAGTTAATTATAGCCACAAAAAAAGCAATGGTCAACCACATTTATACGAATATGGATGATGGGATGTTGAGAAAAAATGGGGAGGGCGGAGTGATTTTTTTGTGAAAACATCCGGGATTAATTATTATTGACAAAAAATACATCCTTCACTAAAGTGCCAACACATTATGAAAAATGTATTATTTTAATAACAAAGGATGTGATTTAGATGACGAGTCCCTTAGAAGTCGACGTTAATGGCGATATTGAAAAAGCATTCAAGAATTTGAAGAAAAAAATGGCTTTTGAAGGCATTTTCAAAGAGCTGAAAAGACGTCGGTACTATGAGAAACCCAGCGAAGAGAAAAAGCGGAAAAAGGAAGAAGCCGAACGCCGCCGTTTGAAAAAGATCCGCAGGATGAATGTTTCGCAAAGCAGGGTCAAGAAGTCTCCCACCATGAGGGGCGGTAAAGACTTTTCTCGTGATGAAAGCACAGATGCATAAATGATCTTATTATCTAAGGAAAAAAAATCCGGCTTTGCCGGATTTTTTTGTCTTTACTTATCAGCCATGGTTATCCTTAAAAATATATAATTGACCTGTTGCATAACTTTATTATTATCGATGGGTGCCGTCTCAGAAGACTCCCCGGAGGGGGGCTTATTGGACGGCCCCTGCATCAAATAATATTATTAGTTTTACAGCAAGTCTAAAGTTTATTGATGCCAGTGGCTGATACATTATAAGCATATGGAAATCACCGATACTCTCAGTCCCCTTGCCGATAGGTGTCGGCCTCGAACAATAGAAGAATTCATTGGTCAGGAACATCTTTTATCTGAACATAAAATATTGAACACCATAATAGATAAGGGGAAAGCCTTTTCCCTTATATTATGGGGTGATCCCGGCTCGGGAAAAACTACCCTGGCGCGTCTCATTGCGTCCTACTGCAATCTGGATTCGCATTTTTTAAGCGCCATATCGGCCGGTGTAGCCGATGTGCGGAAAGTAATAGAAAAGGGTAAAGAAAACAGGCTGAAAGGCCTCCAGACACTTCTCTTCCTGGATGAAATTCATCGTTTTAACAAGGCCCAGCAGGATTCAGTGCTGGGTTCCGTTGAATCCGGCGATATAATTCTTGTTGGCGCGACAACGGAAAATCCATCGTTTAATGTAATATCGCCTCTTCTGTCCCGTACCCGGGTATTGAAGCTTTCTCGCCTATCTGAAAAAAATCTCCTTAAAATCCTTCATCAGGCATTGCAGAATGACAATATTCTAAAAGAAGGAAATGCGAGGTTTGCCGATGACGACATCAAGGAAAAGCTCGTTGCCATATCCAATGGCGATGCCCGGCGCATGCTTAATATCCTGGAAACGGCTTTTACCCTGGCCCCCGATGGTCTGATAACGGGCGACCATCTGGAGGAAGCTGTCCGCAACAGCATGCTCTATTATGACCGCGCCGGAGACAGGCATTACGATACCATATCCGCCTTCATCAAGTCCCTCAGGGGCTCTGACCCCGATGCGGCCGTATATTACCTTGCACGCATGATACTGGTCGGCGAGGACCCGGTCTTTATCGCGCGCCGGATGGTCATATTCGCATCCGAGGACATAGGGAATGCCGCGCCCAATGCCCTTACGGTGGCTGTTGCCGCCATGACGGCAACGCAGAATATCGGTCTGCCCGAAGCACGGATAGTTCTCTCTCATTGCGCCACCTTCCTGGCCGCCGCCCCGAAAAGCAACGCTTCCTATCTGGCCATCGATAATGCCATGGCGGCAGCGAAAGATTCAAATTATGAGATACCCCTTCATATTCGCAACGCTCCGACGGACCTCATGAAAAAGCTCGGATACCATAAAGGATACAAGTATCCCCATGATTATGACCGTCATTTCGTAAAGGAAACATACCTCCCTGATGAAATCAAGGGGGAAGTGTTCTATAAACCCGGCGAAGAGGGCGGGGAAAAGGCAATCCGGGAGAGGTTGAAGTCTCTATGGCCGGAACGGTATAAATAGTATGATAGTTGCTCTGACCCCTCGATAATAGCCGGATCGGTGAAATGGACATGGATACAAAAAATGCTCTGACCCCAACGTATTTTATAGACAGCGACAACCCGGCCATTATCGAACAGGCCGGGGCAATCGTCGTGCCCGGCGACAGCGCCCTTGACCGGGCGGTGAAGATTTACTACTGGGTCCGCGACAGGATACCGTACAATCCCTACCGCACGACCTTTGATCGCGGGAATTACCGGGCAAGCTTCATCCTGCGCCAGGGCGACGGATTCTGCGTGCAGAAGGCTGTTCTCGCCGCCGCTCTTTCCCGGGCCGCCGGTGTTCCCAGCAGGCTCCGCTTCGCGACGGTCCGCAATCACCTGATCACGAAACGCCTCCGTGAGGCGATGAAGACCGATCTCTTCGTGTACCACGGTCTTGTCGAATTTTTCCTGGAGGGCCGGTGGGTGAAGGCGACGCCGGCCTTCAACCTGTCCCTGTGCGAGAAATTCGGCATACTGCCCCTTGAATTCAACGGCCGGGAGGACTCGATCCTCCATCCCTTTGACAGGGAAGGGAACAGGCACATGGAGTATCTCCATGACTTCGGGGCCTTCGATGATCTTCCCTTCGAGCGGATGATGGAGGAATACAGGCGCTGCTATCCTCACCTTGAGGAGCTGCTGAACGCGATGAAGCGGATGGAGACGCCGCCGGCCGATTTCGAACGTGAGGCCGAAGCCGAGAACAGGGGATGATCCGGCCCGTCAATGGGCGGCTTCACCGGAGGAAAGGCCAATGAGCGATCAGAAAATAACCGGGATCCTTGAGTACATTCTGCGGCACGCCACCCGCCATGAGCTTGAGCTCGTGGGCGAGGCCCTGCGCAAGCGCATGGAGCGGGAATCGACCCTGGGCATGGGGCAGATCGACGTAAACCAGATGGCGCGCGATATGGCGGAGGATATAGGAAGGCGGATGGGGATGAACGGCGACGCGGTGCACAATATGTCGAAGCGCCTGGTGGCGGATATGATCCGGCTGGAAAAGCCGGATATCCCAGAGCGGGAGCTCCAGGCGCTCATTAACCAGTGGGTGCCGGGCGCCGGCGGGAAAAGACAGGGGGGGA
This window harbors:
- a CDS encoding 30S ribosomal protein S21, coding for MTSPLEVDVNGDIEKAFKNLKKKMAFEGIFKELKRRRYYEKPSEEKKRKKEEAERRRLKKIRRMNVSQSRVKKSPTMRGGKDFSRDESTDA
- a CDS encoding YihY family inner membrane protein, with translation MTQKLRFFWNTIVSIFKKIYHGAENSGGILSKIINAAKVLIVSTRKFITDDCQTKASSITYTIILSLVPALTVGLTIYSFYYGVGENKQELFDRILLFLNENNIKLNIDPIFDTILGLIENAGKIGGISAAVMIFSATAMLRTLEKSMNDIWKIKQGRPILLKIIYYWAALTLGPIMLAAGMTVATQLSIILSSPNYNAAYITDADHLWVAGDKSTILYSDTGKQEKWDFKNIVANSGKIDYDNQKVYYYEPSDKSFSEQEGRIEPLELMKSKYRGVQFVGKKGWIIGHNGILLMTSDGGNRWQLRKFGAFNFNAIRMLTDTRGVMVTENGAVLTTADGGDTWSVEEWEERPNLVSIAFFKDRGIITGSRGVIIRTEDGGKKWELQHIASAKRRNRPVNLHDAFFINENKIILVGNEGMILLSENGGKTWESRKYKEINYYAAWFFNPDEGVVGGDDGTVIRTGNGGESWEETTLPTIRINSFHFRNDKLWAIGDAGTLMMSKDLGKKWVPVKKGKKFGYTIINFLAPFAFIWLLFLLAYITLPYTRVPFKPAALGASFTAAVWVIFILLFIVYVKGFATGTFAVYGALAAIPLFLLMVYASSVIILFGAEVAYTLMHPHTYRSLKKASKERNELYVYYGLALIHQVYRTFESGGGASSLKELRKAMAGGSEQIDRYIRPYLDEKLIIQDGDGNYLPANKSENIQVNRVIDIIMDISLDMPVTAGKSSFKIFLDKLFSQISASRRKAVGEMTLKELIDKD
- a CDS encoding replication-associated recombination protein A — translated: MEITDTLSPLADRCRPRTIEEFIGQEHLLSEHKILNTIIDKGKAFSLILWGDPGSGKTTLARLIASYCNLDSHFLSAISAGVADVRKVIEKGKENRLKGLQTLLFLDEIHRFNKAQQDSVLGSVESGDIILVGATTENPSFNVISPLLSRTRVLKLSRLSEKNLLKILHQALQNDNILKEGNARFADDDIKEKLVAISNGDARRMLNILETAFTLAPDGLITGDHLEEAVRNSMLYYDRAGDRHYDTISAFIKSLRGSDPDAAVYYLARMILVGEDPVFIARRMVIFASEDIGNAAPNALTVAVAAMTATQNIGLPEARIVLSHCATFLAAAPKSNASYLAIDNAMAAAKDSNYEIPLHIRNAPTDLMKKLGYHKGYKYPHDYDRHFVKETYLPDEIKGEVFYKPGEEGGEKAIRERLKSLWPERYK
- a CDS encoding transglutaminase domain-containing protein; this translates as MDTKNALTPTYFIDSDNPAIIEQAGAIVVPGDSALDRAVKIYYWVRDRIPYNPYRTTFDRGNYRASFILRQGDGFCVQKAVLAAALSRAAGVPSRLRFATVRNHLITKRLREAMKTDLFVYHGLVEFFLEGRWVKATPAFNLSLCEKFGILPLEFNGREDSILHPFDREGNRHMEYLHDFGAFDDLPFERMMEEYRRCYPHLEELLNAMKRMETPPADFEREAEAENRG